Proteins found in one Candidatus Sysuiplasma acidicola genomic segment:
- a CDS encoding NYN domain-containing protein, giving the protein MPIVNKKVEDSTEFAESQDRTRLLAFLVDGDNAMASLIEPMLEEVSKYGTSIIRRVYGDWTLPTMQAWRSVLQEHALSPAQQFSNVSGKNATDSALIIEAMDMLHKGTVDGYCIVSSDSDYTSLAKRIREEGLFVMGIGRAATPAAFRNACRVFVATENLVSGEIAQGSDVTGTAKRESGRSDSRKPDELSRVETAAAGGNKLPPSKAIRLLMKAFDATVNEEGRAPLASMGLALRRLDPAFDTRTYGKSKLMSLLEALNDEFTLERPKGSADSRIFVRLK; this is encoded by the coding sequence ATGCCGATCGTCAACAAGAAGGTGGAGGACAGCACCGAATTTGCCGAATCTCAAGACAGGACGAGACTACTCGCGTTCCTGGTAGATGGAGACAATGCCATGGCATCCCTCATTGAGCCGATGCTCGAGGAGGTTAGCAAGTACGGGACTTCGATAATAAGGCGCGTCTACGGCGACTGGACACTACCGACTATGCAGGCCTGGCGCTCAGTGCTCCAGGAACATGCCCTCAGCCCTGCACAGCAGTTTTCGAATGTTTCAGGCAAGAACGCCACTGACAGCGCTCTGATTATTGAGGCAATGGACATGCTTCACAAGGGAACAGTTGACGGATACTGTATTGTGTCAAGCGATAGTGATTACACGAGCCTGGCAAAGCGGATCCGCGAAGAAGGTCTATTCGTCATGGGCATAGGGCGGGCTGCGACCCCTGCTGCTTTCCGCAATGCGTGCAGGGTATTCGTCGCGACTGAGAATCTCGTGTCGGGAGAAATCGCACAGGGAAGCGATGTGACGGGAACGGCAAAGAGAGAATCCGGCAGAAGTGACTCAAGGAAGCCCGATGAGTTGAGCCGCGTCGAGACCGCAGCGGCAGGCGGCAACAAACTACCGCCGAGCAAGGCAATCCGGCTCCTCATGAAGGCGTTCGATGCAACGGTGAACGAAGAAGGACGCGCGCCGTTGGCATCGATGGGATTGGCGCTGAGGCGGCTGGATCCCGCGTTCGATACACGTACCTACGGGAAATCCAAACTGATGTCGCTGCTGGAAGCACTCAATGATGAGTTCACGCTTGAGAGACCGAAAGGCTCAGCCGATTCAAGGATATTTGTCAGGTTGAAATGA
- a CDS encoding type II toxin-antitoxin system VapC family toxin — protein IDDEVAIEAGKAYLQLETRARKLGFKKPSLFDGLVLAVARMTDSKVLTGDKHFKGLPETIWIEA, from the coding sequence CATAGATGATGAGGTTGCGATTGAAGCAGGTAAGGCTTATCTCCAACTCGAGACCAGGGCCAGGAAACTGGGATTCAAGAAGCCCAGCTTATTCGATGGTCTTGTTCTGGCTGTTGCAAGAATGACAGATTCAAAAGTTCTAACCGGCGATAAGCACTTCAAAGGTCTCCCGGAAACCATCTGGATTGAAGCCTGA
- a CDS encoding APC family permease has protein sequence MGDNRRACDNHHSRFISGLCLPPRQTGYTSSRFPDTCSGVRDQLQGNSDKQQSAACKRRLNRSTASRHRSDIRFFVKAGNFSPFLPDGWLPVGTAAALIFWSFLGYENVSNMAEEFENPQRDFRRSILLSVGLISALYLSVSIVTVGTLAYKAGGNIAPFAVMLSHVVGVYGSTGTAILAVFIIFSTVNAYTTGMSRVFYAVSRDGGLPRALDHINPRTKVPDRALIALFIPMIPPFIIYYVLNVSLETALLVPGGAAIVVYVIGSAAGVRIFAAKPGKSGKKRIPALPAISLAISLIVLPFVGWLILFSVAVFVAALLYSYLVNRKSGKPV, from the coding sequence GTGGGTGATAACAGGCGCGCCTGCGATAACCATCATAGCCGCTTCATATCTGGGCTATGCCTTCCCCCTCGGCAGACTGGATACACTTCTTCTCGCTTCCCTGATACTTGTAGCGGCGTTCGTGATCAACTACAGGGGAATAGTGATAAGCAACAGAGTGCAGCTTGCAAGCGTCGTCTCAATCGTAGCACTGCTTCTCGTCACCGTAGTGACATCCGCTTTTTTGTCAAAGCGGGCAACTTCAGCCCATTCCTGCCTGACGGATGGCTTCCTGTCGGGACAGCTGCAGCACTGATTTTCTGGTCCTTTCTCGGTTATGAGAATGTCTCCAATATGGCCGAAGAATTCGAAAACCCCCAGAGGGATTTCAGAAGGAGCATACTGCTCAGCGTCGGGCTCATAAGCGCCCTCTATCTGTCCGTTTCCATAGTAACTGTCGGCACACTCGCGTACAAGGCAGGTGGCAACATTGCGCCGTTCGCAGTCATGCTCTCCCATGTTGTGGGTGTTTACGGATCAACAGGAACGGCCATACTTGCAGTGTTCATCATATTCAGCACTGTCAATGCCTACACAACAGGCATGTCACGGGTATTCTACGCTGTTTCAAGAGATGGCGGTCTTCCCCGTGCCCTCGATCACATCAACCCGAGAACAAAAGTACCGGACAGAGCACTCATTGCACTTTTCATACCAATGATACCTCCTTTCATCATCTATTATGTTCTGAACGTCAGTCTGGAAACCGCACTTCTGGTGCCCGGCGGCGCTGCAATTGTTGTGTATGTCATAGGTTCTGCGGCGGGAGTCAGGATATTTGCTGCGAAGCCCGGCAAATCCGGCAAAAAGAGAATACCAGCACTGCCGGCAATCTCACTTGCAATATCACTGATTGTGCTTCCGTTCGTCGGCTGGCTTATTTTGTTCAGCGTTGCGGTCTTTGTGGCCGCGCTTCTGTACTCATATCTTGTAAATCGAAAGAGCGGTAAACCAGTCTGA
- a CDS encoding winged helix-turn-helix domain-containing protein, whose translation MDAEEGGGGDQKEFGVEYNVTHFRRVLRDMGFSSQVPQLVSKE comes from the coding sequence CTGGACGCTGAAGAGGGTGGCGGAGGTGATCAGAAGGAATTCGGTGTCGAATACAATGTCACGCATTTCCGGAGAGTGCTGCGTGACATGGGTTTCTCCTCCCAGGTCCCGCAGCTCGTCTCGAAGGAGTAG
- a CDS encoding PIN domain-containing protein encodes MRIVVDANVLISALIKNGKSREVIVSSIFELVCRKYLGEEIYKHREYIARKSGLSTEEIILLTNLLLRRIQTIPDGIYKRKLKEAKLLMRADPGDVPYVACFLAIGCDGIWTNDNHFTGNDRLVVYNTVELLRLAEKRG; translated from the coding sequence ATGAGAATAGTGGTCGATGCCAATGTACTCATTTCTGCATTGATAAAGAATGGAAAATCGAGAGAGGTTATAGTAAGCAGCATCTTTGAGTTGGTTTGCCGGAAGTACCTGGGTGAAGAGATATACAAACACCGAGAGTATATAGCAAGGAAATCAGGGCTCTCAACTGAAGAAATTATCCTGCTAACTAATTTGTTGCTGAGGCGAATACAAACAATACCAGACGGCATTTACAAGCGCAAACTGAAGGAGGCAAAACTTCTTATGAGGGCCGATCCAGGCGATGTGCCGTATGTTGCCTGCTTCCTAGCTATCGGGTGTGATGGAATATGGACAAACGACAACCATTTCACTGGAAACGACCGATTGGTTGTCTACAATACGGTTGAATTGCTGAGATTGGCGGAAAAGCGAGGCTGA